In the Candidatus Latescibacter sp. genome, GAACATGTCCCCGTGCACGATGTGATGAAAATGCGCGCCTACGCCCAGGAGAACGGTGTGTTTGCCCTCGGACCCACCACCCCGGGCATTCTCACCCCCGGTGAGGCCAAGATGGGCATCATGCCCGGTTCCCTGTTCACTCCGGGCAGGTTCGGCATCATCTCACGGAGCGGAACCCTGGCCTATGAAATGGCCGGGATTCTCAGCGCCGCCGGGTACGGGCAAAGCACCGTGGTCGGCATGGGCGCGGACCCGGTCGTTCTCACCGCCATGACCGACATCCTGCAGCTTTTCGAGCGCGATCCCGAAACCGATGCTGTGGTAATCGTCGGCGAGGTGGGCGGAGTCCAGGAAGAAATGGCGGCGGAATTCATTACAGAATGGATGACCAAACCTGTCGCCGCTTACATTGCCGGACGGTTCGCCCCGGAAGGCAAGCGCATGGGTCATGCCGGCGCCATCGTGCGCGGCTCTGCGGGTACATACGCCGGGAAATGCGCTGCGCTCGCAGAGGTGGGGGTGCGGGTGCTGGAAACGCCGATTGATGTGGTGGAGTGGGCAAAAACCCTGACACCTGGAGAGAAATGATGGATTTTCCTCAATTGGTAAAAATCCGGCAGCTTTTTAGCCGTGACTATATAGAAAATATAGAAGAAGAACTGGAACTCCGCCTGAACGCTTCCGGGATGCTCTCCCGGGTGAAACCCGGCATGCGGGTTGCAGTGACCGCCGGAAGCCGCGGCATCGACCGAATCCCCCGGATACTGAAAACGGTTATCGATCTTCTCATCGCCGCGGGCGCGAAACCGTTCATTGTCCCGGCCATGGGCTCCCACGGCGGCGGTACCGCCCGGGGCCAGACGGAGATGCTCGAAAGCCTGGATATAACGGAAAAGAGCATAGGCGTTCCCGTTGTTTCCTCCATGGATACGGTGACACTGGGGAAAACATCTTCAGGCGCTCCTGTGTTCATGGATCGGAATGCCTATGACGCGGACGGTATTGTCGTAGTCAACAGGGTAAAGCTGCACACCGCCTACCATGGGTGGGTGGAAAGCGGCATCTGCAAGATGGTCGCAGTGGGTATGGGGAAGAAAAATGGCGCTGAGACCATGCACATGTACGGCCTGGGGGAGGTGATTACCGAGGCTTTCCGGATTGCGCGGGATACTACGGGAAAGATTCTCTTCGGGGTGGCAATTCTTGAAAATGCCTTCGACCGGACCCTCGATTTTAAGATTTCCGCGCCGGAGGATTTTGAACAAACCGACAATGCTCTTCTGGAACGGTGCAGTTCGCTTATCCCCCGGATTCCTCTCCAATCTTTTGACATTCTCATTGTCGATGAAATGGGGAAAAATCTTTCCGGCACCGGCATGGACACCAATATCATCGGGTTCTGGCGCAGGTTCGGGGGCGAGAAAAATCCGGACTACAAAACGCTCATAGTCCGGGACCTCACTCCTGAAAGCCACGGAAACGCTATGGGAATCGGATTCGCCGATCTTATACCGCAGAAACTCTATGACAAGATCGATCTGAAAGCCACCTACACCAACGGTATCGCCTCCAATACCTGGTCCATCGTCCGTATTCCGATCACCCTCGAAAGCGACCGTGAATGCATCCTGACCGCACTGGAAAAGCTTCCGGCAGGTTCTGCCAGGGTCATCCGTATCCGAAACACCCTTTTTCTGGATGAACTCCAGGTATCCGAAAATCTTCTTCCCGCCCTCCGGGGAAAAAAAGGAATCGAAATCATC is a window encoding:
- the sucD gene encoding succinate--CoA ligase subunit alpha; translated protein: MSILLNRKTKVLVQGITGKIGSVQTRWMKEYGTNIVCGVTPGKGGGEIEGVPVFNSVEEAVRGTGAEASVFFVPAAGVLDAFFENADAGIGLIVVVPEHVPVHDVMKMRAYAQENGVFALGPTTPGILTPGEAKMGIMPGSLFTPGRFGIISRSGTLAYEMAGILSAAGYGQSTVVGMGADPVVLTAMTDILQLFERDPETDAVVIVGEVGGVQEEMAAEFITEWMTKPVAAYIAGRFAPEGKRMGHAGAIVRGSAGTYAGKCAALAEVGVRVLETPIDVVEWAKTLTPGEK
- a CDS encoding lactate racemase domain-containing protein; protein product: MMDFPQLVKIRQLFSRDYIENIEEELELRLNASGMLSRVKPGMRVAVTAGSRGIDRIPRILKTVIDLLIAAGAKPFIVPAMGSHGGGTARGQTEMLESLDITEKSIGVPVVSSMDTVTLGKTSSGAPVFMDRNAYDADGIVVVNRVKLHTAYHGWVESGICKMVAVGMGKKNGAETMHMYGLGEVITEAFRIARDTTGKILFGVAILENAFDRTLDFKISAPEDFEQTDNALLERCSSLIPRIPLQSFDILIVDEMGKNLSGTGMDTNIIGFWRRFGGEKNPDYKTLIVRDLTPESHGNAMGIGFADLIPQKLYDKIDLKATYTNGIASNTWSIVRIPITLESDRECILTALEKLPAGSARVIRIRNTLFLDELQVSENLLPALRGKKGIEIIGKSEPMRFDSEGNLV